The window GAGAGTTTCCCCATATTTTGCTcaaggattttataatttctgGTTCTCTCTGTCATGTGGGGGATCATAGAGTGCTAATTCCCCAAAGCCATGGTGGTCTTTCATTATTGATTTAGCTCAGGCATTAATTTCTCTGTGATCTTCCACATTCCAGTAGTTGATGCAAATATGTTTTATGACTTCCAGGGGTCCAAGGAAAATGCAGTGTATTATGGATTCCATCCCTGCCACTTCGATAGGACCAGGAGGAGTAGCCCCCACCCAGGCTGAGTTTTCTTTCAGCAAGGTGGATCTATTTCCATCGATCCCAATCTTTCATTCAAAATCAGCTGGCATGGAGAATTTTCTATCAGGACCTTTATCTGGCCAAAAGGATGGTGCACTGGTGTTGAGAAATAAGGCTCCAAGGTGGCATGAGCAACTCCAGTGTTGGTGCTTGAATTTCCATGGACGAGTGACAGTTGCTTCAGTGAAAAACTTTCAACTGGTGGCTTCTCCAGAAAATGGACCAGCTGGGCCAGAGCACGAGAAGATTATCCTCCAGTTTGGAAAAGTGGGGAAGGATTTATTTACCATGGATTATCGGTATCCAATCTCAGCATTCCAAGCATTTGCTATCTGCCTCAGCAGCTTTGACACTAAGATTGCTTGTGAATGAATGATGCATGATTGTCAACAGGTTTGTATTTAATTATCTGAAAAAGTAACTAGCCCCATTGCCAGCttaacttttcttcttctctacCCATGTTTTTAATTCCCGAATCAACCAGCTTAAATATCTGCAATGATTTCAAGAGGGTGATTGGTGGGCATTATTTGGACCTGTAATGTTTAACAGTAACCATGACAATTGATTGCTCATCCAACTGATGATTACGAGCTCTGATGTGTCAGGCTAACTACTAAGTAGTAATACATACAAATTACCATGCACACCATAGTTATTGAAATCTATGAATAATACTAATATGTTTTCCTATTTTTCCCAGGAGCAGGGATGTAGGAAGATTGTTGCAATAAGATTGAAGGTGAAGGAGATACAAATGCTGGTGTTTTGCTGGGGTTGAAGTGGAAAGAAAGCTTCTAATCATCTCAAGGACCATTAACATGTCAACTCGGATTTTGGATTTGCTCAAATTATGCGAAAGAATTAGAAGTTACAGGGAGTTAGTACAGTGGAACTTCCTAGGTTGGCaagttatatttattttcttcagttttgtacataataattatttttacaaggaTCTTCCTTTGCTCTGTTTCTAGTCCGCCGATGTAGTTGAACtaatttgcatatgttttgggaaaaaaagCACATTCATTAAGGAATACAACCCAAGTTATACTTTCTGAACTTTATCTTAATCCGATTATAAAATACTCTAATCTTAATCGGATTGGATAATGCAATTTATCCAATTACAAAATCAGATCGGATAAGGTAAGAGATTCTATTACAAGTATTCATCGACAACCACTCTCAACTTATATGTTGAACCCAATGTTAGATACTCCAGCAAGTAGTTGGGAAAAGGAGTAAAGCAAACTCTTAGAAACGGATGTCGTTAACAGTAGTAGGAAACAGAGGCGGTTACATTATTGTTAGATTATGACTTGTTTAAGCTTTGAATCGTTGCTACTTAACTTTTATGAGTACAATCACATGTTTGTTGAGAAGAGTCATGCAACTTTCACAGGCTTGAAACCCTGTTTCTAATCTTTCCGAGGAGGGGAGGACGCAGCCAGGGAAAGCGTGACCAAAACCCCCATAAGAGAACCTGAATGTTGGGGGGTCAAAACCCATGGTTGCttgataaatataaacattataCTAAACTAAACCCAAGGTTggatttcttcttttaaaaggGAGAATTAAAGAGAATTGGCCCATACATTCGGAAATACGGTGCTGCTGCTCTCTCTAAAAAATACAAGCTTAAAAGATAATTGCCAATATATTCTGAGCTCTTCTTGCAGAACAGAAAATATTTGCTTAGCTATGTATGTAATATACTCACAGTACAATCTTTTCCCCGTCCAATAATTTGGTTCTTATAAGAATACTATGTACACATAAATATGTCCTCTTAACTCTCACTAAGCTGCTTGCATTTGGATGTTTGCGTCTGAACTTGTATGCACAGATTCAGTGGCTTCTTCCTCTTCAGCTAGCAAATCGTCTGAATGCAATTCAGGTTGACTTAGGCTCCTGACAAACTCGGTGAATGAAGGAAAATGTTCGGGCGAGAAGAAATGAGCTCCCATCCTCTGATAAGTGAACAAGTCTAAAACATTCTCACCCAACATATTTTTCCTGATCTGCTGGAAACTACCAGGAGCTCCAGAAGCCAAGTTCTGGCCTGAAACCTGAATCTTGTGCTTTCCGCAAGCTGTTCTGATTTGTGCAAGTAATAATTCAGGGCTTGAGAGAGATTCGTGTGGCTGGTGTGCATCTGACAGATCCATCCCAGGCAAGATGATTTTGCATGAATTCCGTGCAAACATCTGTGCAACTGCTTCATAGCCATCTCTTGAGGCAGTGTTATAGAAGCCAGCTGTCAGTTCACAAGGGTGTGCCCGGGTTTTGTACCACGAGTACATCAGTGGGACTTTTCCATAGACATTCACTGCAGTATCACCAAAAATTGAAGAGGCAAGAGAGAGGAGACGATTGCCATGAGATATGAGCTCGTTTGAGTACCAGGAAAGGAAGAAGTCACCATAAGGACTTTCCCATGATCCACCGTGATCCCTAAAGAAGTTATTTGAGTTGGGTGACTGATGATAAGTGGGGGCATCATGAGGACCACCTAGTCCCCATAATGGGTTTCCATTTGCTTCAGCATGTTGCTTAAGAAGGTTAAGCATGTTTAAGTCATAACATTGGAACTCCCCAATTCCAGTAATTTTGTCACTTTTGGCAGGCTTGTGGTGAGAGGGATATCGAAGCTCACCATCAGGTCCTAGACCCATTGAGATTCCCTGAGAAACCACAATACAGAAGCCATTAGCATCAGCACACCAAGATAGGGTCTAAGATATTGGCTTATTTAATCGAGTTATTCTATAGGCAAAACTTCTTACCATGATTGTAGAACCAATGAAAGGTGAGAATGCAGACTTAAAGCTAGCACAGAAGTCGTGGTAAACTTGAATTGGACTCTTTCCATTAAGAACAGCAAGATCATCAACAGCCAGTGATAGACTTTCTCGATAATGCTGTCCAGACCGATCTCTAAAGAAGATACTAGATTGGGATTCCCCAATCTGCATTACCCACTTGGGAAGTGGGATTTTAGGTTGTCTGGATGCGTGAAAGCAGAGTGATACATGAAGCTTGAGATCTGCTTTCTGGACCATCTCTGCAACAGCAAGATAGCCTGACCAGTCATACTTTCCCATTGCTTCATTCTCAACCACTCCCCACCAGACAGGCAATTCAACACCTTCCACGCCCAAAAGCTTCAAAGCTTTTAGTCCTGCAGCAATTGCTCGGGCGTGGTTTACTGTATTGCAGTCAGAAACTGTATCTAGAGGCAGGCCAACAAATAATCTTACTTTATCAAGCTgcaaaaaccaaaatttgcTATGATCAGCATAAACAGAAGTTTGACTCAACAACCAAATCCGGctgatgatattttttaaagcaaGAGAGTTGGAGCAAGATCAAACTGTAACCATTAATGCTACTGGTTTTAGGTCTTTGCATCATAGGAAACATGCAATTGTTTATCCTTTCAATTGATACGAGAGGGAAAGAAGATTTCAACTTTATCAGCCAGTATTTGCAGTGAAACAACTTGTATCTAACCTTTCGATACCTTAAAGAGAATGACATTTTGCTAGCATCGCATTCTATAATGAATGAGTGCCTCTCAATTGTACTCATTCAAGAATCAAATGCACTAATGAGAATATAAATCCAAATGCCATAACTCTGTCACTAAAACAAGCTTAAAACCAAATGAACAGGAGCTATTAATATGCTAATATGGAAGTAGTGAAAGAATCAAGTACCTGTTACTAAATTTCTTCACACTTCACCATTAGAACATATATGATTTATCCACATAATTTGCATTTGGGATATGGGATTTCGTTTGATTATCTaaaatctataaaaataaataaactccAACATCCTTCTAACTCAGATAACAACTTCACCTTTACTAtcattaatttaaaacaaacatCTCAATAGAATTATCCCTcttcaacaaataaaaaaaataacgaaaAGCAAATACTCAAgaacaaaaccaaaaactaaataattaaaacttacAGAATTCGATCCTGTAGAAGACTTGGATTCAAGAACGGCTTCGGAGTGGACAGCTTCCAACGTAAATCTGAGCCTAGCTTTCCTAAACCTCGCAGTTTGACTCTCAAAACAAACACTGTTAGGTTTCCGGGACAAGATTTTacttttatcattatttttcccaaaacaaaaccTTAAGTCCCTGTATGCTAACTCGGTTTTACAGATCTTTGCCTGAGAAGAACTCCCAATCACCGACACCTCCATTTCTAACCCAAAATTCcaaccttttcttttcccaCTAAAAAGAGAAACTCAGACAGAACTACcccaaaatcttcaaaaaagaaaaaggaaaaaaaacagTTTATTTCTAGAGCTTTGAACAATTAAACCCAAACCAACAAAAGAGAACCCAAAGCTCAAAATCAAGCCTTTTATCTAAAAAGATTAAACCCAGATCAAAATTTACACCAAAAGAACTTCTAAcaaaaaaccccaaaaaaagTTATTTGCTCTCAGATCTAAAGCTGCAATAAAAATCCTAAAAATATGGGATGAAATGGGTTGTATGAAGAAGAATAAAGGAGGGACCTTATAACTTTGGTCTCAATCGAAATGAGAGAGTTTtagcaattttctttttctttttttggactgaaatgaaatttttagagaGAAGTCAAGAAATTTGAGCTGCTTTATGCATGGCTTGGGGTCCCTTAAATAAACGCTTTTCGCGTAAAACGAACAAAAATGGTGGGTATCTGCCACGTGTAAGCCTTATAGATTGCCAAATTTTCAGCCGCATAATAATACTTTTGTCGCCCTTTTCTCCcaccttaattttatcattattcaaTCCTTTTTAATCTGTAGCCGTAGCCTCATCCATTTTAACTATGGCAAATAATCTTACACGTAATCCATTTGATCGGTTAAAACACCctcttttcttatcttttcttACTTATTAAGATTCGATTTTACAATAAtatttcacaaataaaaataaattcaaaatctttacttgataaagaattaaaaacatgaattttttttgaaattttgggttttacataaaaagattgaaaaacaTGGTGATGTGGATAAAATCTTATCcataaattcaataatttattGATATTTCCTGGAATAGGGGAGTCTGATCTTGTCAGGGAACATTGGCTTTCTAACCAGTTGGAGAGTGGATAATACAAAggatattttaaatgttggATACAttgtatttaataataatatcatcttttatACAGTAATAAATCCAAAAGTACTCATaggattaatttttaaatattaaaaataaataaatccaacTGCTGAGGAAGTTGGCAAACCATGTGGCCATTATTCCAACGGTCCATtgcatttattaattatagtCACTTGAAaagagagaataaaataatcttGTATTCTTGTCTTCagattaaattgttcaaaaatcgaaaaatcttaaattaaaatatttaattcaatagTAAGTGTACGTaccatttattttaaaaaaaaagagattcaataatcttattttataaataaaaaaattacaaactttTTTTAGTATTAATTTTTTGGGGTGGTAGAAAGTTTGAGAAAGGTGGGGATTGGTCAACACTCAACAACAGTAAGTGATTTTGTGGATATGGTGTAGGGAACTTGGGTGACGTGGAAAGTTGGATGGACACCTCacacttcttttttttggtttattgcCAAAAATTCAATGATAGAGATTTGGATTGGGATGACACGTGGAAGCTAACAAGGGAGGCGGTGGGCAGGCTGCTGACTCAGGTCCATGCCAGATGGGACCTACCTCCCTCAGATTCTGTGGTCTTTGATTGCCCACTGCTGCAAGCCACAGCCGCtattttaatcattcaaaaacAGAGATAGACAAGGACAAATttggaaatttatttttcttgttttcccaTTTCAAGTCAAGACTCTAAATTTATATGCAAATTATTTACATCCATCACCTAATTAACTCAATCAATCCTAAAAATAATTCATGTAAATAGAAATAACTAAATACCATGTTATTAACCccttttttaactaaaaaatcatataatttacttaatttaaaaaattaaatttaaatttattataaatattcatattcaACATTTTCGTtcataaaaaagaattatacTTGAACTACCAAGTTAATGATTTGAAATCATACTTTCTTCCTTCGCTTCTAAGTTACAATcattatgtttaatttagaCACGTCATGATAAGAAAAAGATCGAAACACAGATAATATACgtaattaattgaaattaaaatgttaaaatattaaGAGGAATTTATAGTacaaaattatacaaaaaaaatttacataagAATCGGATGATGACAGTGGTAGGACAGCTGAGGTTGTTGGGTTATCGATTGTCCTCTCATTTCAAATTGGAAACAAAAAACATCTCAAGTTGAATGTATGTGAATGTGTAGAGAGATTTTCCCTTTACAGGTGTATTTTCGTACGTAGTGGTGTTGGTGCATTATGAGGATTCAATCAAATCAAGCACATGTTTTCCTTTTGTCTTTGATTTATCTCCAAAATTGAACTATCAATGGTCCACTTTGTTTGCTGATGAATATATTTGGAGGTTTTGATGGGTTTGGTTTCAAGCAATTTCGTGACCATCCATGCCACTTGCTTGGTGCCTTTCAAGTCTCAAGAACCaaaataagagagagagagagagagagagagaggataGACTTTGTTTGGCAATGGCTAAAACCTATGATGTGTTTACTATTTAAAGTACTTCACTGGTTTTTGATAGCTCAAAACTTGGCCTAAAccctaatttctttttttcttttttttaaaggaagaaaaactaAACCTTATCCGaaagaattttaatatattttcatttttttggtaattaaatctaaaatgGATATAGTTTATCCATTCACGTTTAaaggtatttttataattttattagataaaattaacaattgaaattttttataaaaatataaattattcataatgtattaataaaaaataaaaatgatccACAAGATGTTaattgaaagaagaaaaaaacacgGGTACATGTAAATAAATGGGTCAATGCATATTAATCTGaactatataataaaaataaaaactttggGGTGCCATGAATCATTTGGTAGGAAAGAGATGTGACAATTATtggataaaaaaagaaagaaaatagtaaATGTCACTTGGCACAAATTGTGGCTCACTTTTGCACCAAATAAAGCATGATCCATGTGTGAAAATTGGAAAGGTAGGTAAACTCAATCCTAGAATTCTTGCTACATCGCTTTGGTATGTTTTGTTGTTTCTCCAAAATGAGAAATTGTCACTTTGAATTCCACAATCCTCATTCTGTTGTTTCATGGTGCTATAGCCTAATTAGCCCTTTAATTTATAGCTTTTTagctgaaaaaaaaaggaaaaggaattttaaccttttttgCTTGGAAAATGCTTCCATGTGTATGACTTTGCCGACCACGAGATACCCATGTCAATGGTGAACTTTCAAAAACAGCAATGATCTCTGCCTGGCGGGATTGTATGACTTTGAATCTTAGGTATTTTTGTCTAGTTCTTGGCTGTACATTTCATTTTGAACAGAAAGTCTTGCTTCAATAGGCTGACCATACACACAAACATCTTTGGTTTGGCCTTTGATAAAGAGTTACCTGTTTGAATGAGATCATAATTAACATTATggttatataataatatatattgataatgTATCGAATATAAATCTTTTATTATCATGGGTATACTTAATTAAAGAATTCATGTGATGTGTTGTACACTCGAGTTTTCATGGTTGAGAGCCAAGCCATCATGGAAATGCCTCTGTTAAATATTACTTGGCAAGAGTTGAATGGGCCATGTCGAATGAATAATTGATGCTATGACCATGATTGACTGATTGTTGCTCGTGATTTTGACCATCGGGTGCATGTATCCATTTATACTATAAacctttcaatttttcatgaatGGAAATTTATGGAACAGCCTCTTGCTCCAGAGTCTCTTGGACCTGAAAACATGGAACCTTTAAACAGGGATTTAAGCTCATTCTTGCCCAGGTTTGCAGAGTTTGGTGTATGCTTGGGCTCTTGATTCTCAGGACCCATCAGCAGAGATGCAGTTAGGGGCGACAGGGCTAAAACCTGATTAAGCAATCTGTTTTGCTTGAAGATATGTCGACATAAACCTGGACGAGATTTAAACTCGAACTGCCACTTTTTGCTTTATAACTTGCTTGGACCATATTCTTGTTAAAACCGGCTAGGTCCTGAAGAAAAAAGTTATCCACATTGAATGGTTTCTTCAAGATTAATTGGAAAATTACTTTTCTCAGTTTACTTGCTGGTTGCTTGAGATTGAGAACTTAGAAAAGTTATGGGGGGAAAAGAACAACAATTTGTGGATATTAAAAGGCATATGACATGACAGAACTCACTCACACAACTCTGGTGAAGTTGTACATGTTTGTCC is drawn from Theobroma cacao cultivar B97-61/B2 chromosome 4, Criollo_cocoa_genome_V2, whole genome shotgun sequence and contains these coding sequences:
- the LOC18603435 gene encoding inactive beta-amylase 9, whose amino-acid sequence is MEVSVIGSSSQAKICKTELAYRDLRFCFGKNNDKSKILSRKPNSVCFESQTARFRKARLRFTLEAVHSEAVLESKSSTGSNSLDKVRLFVGLPLDTVSDCNTVNHARAIAAGLKALKLLGVEGVELPVWWGVVENEAMGKYDWSGYLAVAEMVQKADLKLHVSLCFHASRQPKIPLPKWVMQIGESQSSIFFRDRSGQHYRESLSLAVDDLAVLNGKSPIQVYHDFCASFKSAFSPFIGSTIMGISMGLGPDGELRYPSHHKPAKSDKITGIGEFQCYDLNMLNLLKQHAEANGNPLWGLGGPHDAPTYHQSPNSNNFFRDHGGSWESPYGDFFLSWYSNELISHGNRLLSLASSIFGDTAVNVYGKVPLMYSWYKTRAHPCELTAGFYNTASRDGYEAVAQMFARNSCKIILPGMDLSDAHQPHESLSSPELLLAQIRTACGKHKIQVSGQNLASGAPGSFQQIRKNMLGENVLDLFTYQRMGAHFFSPEHFPSFTEFVRSLSQPELHSDDLLAEEEEATESVHTSSDANIQMQAA